One window from the genome of Echinicola vietnamensis DSM 17526 encodes:
- the ruvA gene encoding Holliday junction branch migration protein RuvA, whose product MIDYLKGKLVFKDPTFVIIDINGVGYHVKVSLNTYSQIKDEEHIKLLTHLHIKEDAHTLYGFKEEMEKRLFLLLISISGVGPNTGLMILSSLSGGELETAISQEDHKTIQRVKGVGAKTAQRIVLELKDKINKENLAEPQVVSGGFIQQQQHLKEEALQALITLGFTKAMAEKNIASVLKKSGSEISLEELIKASLRST is encoded by the coding sequence ATGATTGATTATTTAAAAGGGAAACTGGTCTTCAAGGACCCTACTTTTGTAATTATTGACATAAATGGGGTCGGATATCATGTCAAAGTATCCTTAAACACCTATTCACAGATCAAGGATGAGGAGCACATCAAGCTCCTCACCCACCTTCACATCAAGGAAGACGCCCACACGCTCTATGGGTTCAAGGAGGAAATGGAAAAGCGGTTGTTCCTTTTGCTGATTTCCATTTCGGGGGTCGGGCCTAACACCGGCTTGATGATCCTTTCTTCCCTTTCCGGAGGGGAGCTGGAGACGGCCATATCACAGGAAGATCATAAGACCATACAACGTGTCAAAGGCGTGGGGGCCAAAACTGCCCAGCGGATTGTGTTGGAACTTAAGGATAAGATCAACAAGGAAAACCTGGCCGAACCACAGGTGGTTTCTGGAGGGTTTATCCAACAGCAGCAACACCTCAAAGAAGAAGCTTTGCAAGCGTTGATCACGCTTGGATTTACCAAGGCCATGGCCGAAAAAAATATTGCATCGGTTTTGAAAAAAAGCGGCTCAGAAATTTCATTGGAAGAATTAATTAAGGCATCTTTAAGGTCAACCTAA
- a CDS encoding DUF4837 family protein: protein MKKKNSLILALFLFATGILVSCQDGENGNNSNKPKARGASGEILLVIDSLKYKGPVGDALKNVFEEDIKGLVRQETLFDMRKVDPRSMTRILKMAYNIVYVTTFDDKKPGSRMISNQFSPASKEKAAADPSLFMLRNEDEFAQGQEVVYLFGNSEEELINNLRKNKNKLQNLFEVRERNRLGEAILARTSGKVQSEGEEILGLELTVPASYQFVKEEENFLWARQPTPTTERADISLIFYQTDYTSEEQVFPENIIKLRDEILKTRVFGDPEKPNSYLETEKQIVPAFRNMQIDGHYAIEMRGQWKTHSISMGGSFVSYTVVDETNGKLYYLEGFLYYPNETHKKALREIEAILMATKFPEDTQN from the coding sequence ATGAAAAAGAAAAACAGTTTGATCCTGGCCCTATTCCTCTTTGCCACAGGCATTTTGGTAAGCTGTCAGGATGGTGAAAACGGCAATAATTCCAATAAACCCAAAGCCAGGGGAGCCAGCGGAGAAATCCTATTGGTCATTGACTCCCTAAAGTACAAAGGTCCCGTGGGAGATGCCTTGAAAAATGTTTTTGAAGAGGACATCAAGGGCCTTGTCCGTCAAGAGACCCTATTTGACATGCGGAAAGTAGATCCTAGGTCCATGACTCGGATACTGAAAATGGCCTATAACATTGTCTATGTCACCACTTTCGACGACAAGAAGCCCGGCAGCCGCATGATCAGCAACCAGTTTAGTCCAGCATCCAAGGAAAAAGCCGCAGCGGATCCTTCTCTGTTCATGTTGAGGAACGAAGATGAATTTGCCCAAGGTCAGGAAGTGGTCTATCTTTTTGGAAACAGCGAAGAAGAATTGATCAACAACCTGCGCAAAAACAAAAACAAACTTCAAAATCTCTTCGAAGTGAGGGAGAGAAACCGCTTAGGCGAAGCCATTTTGGCGCGTACCAGCGGCAAAGTACAATCCGAAGGAGAAGAAATTCTGGGCTTGGAGCTGACCGTTCCAGCCTCTTATCAATTTGTAAAAGAAGAGGAAAACTTTCTTTGGGCCAGACAGCCCACGCCCACCACAGAGCGGGCAGACATCAGCCTGATCTTTTACCAGACCGATTATACTTCCGAAGAGCAGGTATTCCCAGAGAACATCATCAAGCTGCGGGATGAAATCCTGAAAACCCGTGTCTTTGGTGATCCTGAAAAGCCAAATTCCTATTTGGAAACGGAAAAGCAGATCGTCCCTGCCTTCAGAAACATGCAAATCGACGGCCATTATGCTATCGAAATGAGGGGACAATGGAAAACCCATTCCATCAGTATGGGCGGGTCTTTTGTGTCCTACACGGTAGTGGATGAAACCAATGGAAAACTCTATTATTTGGAAGGATTTTTATACTATCCAAATGAAACCCATAAAAAGGCCCTTCGGGAAATAGAAGCTATCTTGATGGCCACCAAATTCCCAGAGGACACGCAAAATTAA
- a CDS encoding NADP-dependent malic enzyme gives MAIKIRKEDALGYHSQGSPGKIEVVPTKPLSSQLDLALAYSPGVAEPCLEIAKQKENVYKYTAKGNLVAVISNGTAVLGLGDIGPEAGKPVMEGKGVLFKKFAGIDVFDIEIDEKDPQKLIQIIKSLEPTFGGINLEDIKAPECFEIEQALKQQMKIPVMHDDQHGTAIISGAALLNALEIVGKKIEEIRLVVCGAGAAAVSCTRFYMSLGVKRENLVMVDIEGVIRSDRPDLDDIRKEFSTSRESLHTLSDAMKGADVFLGLSAGNIVSPEQIKSMAENPIVFALANPHPEIDYDLATATREDLIMATGRSDFPNQVNNVLGFPYIFRGALDVRATAINEEMKLATAHAIAKLAKEPVPEIVNKAYGDDQLGFGRNYLIPKPLDPRLITTIAPAVAKTAMDTGVAQTAITDWETYELELQERIGIDQRLMSRVIARAKKHPKRVVFAEADNTKILKAAQLINDERICDPILLGNRETILKLIEEHSLDLSNVPIIDPYEEPERLEKFGNLLYNKRQRKGLTPFEAQKLMRDRTYFGAMMVETGEADALISGLTKDYPKTILPALHVIGVKKDVDRVAGMYIMNSDKGPYFFADTTVNVDPTADQIVEIIGLTADAVKFFDLEPKVAVLSYSNFGSAKGNTPTKTALATAKAKEKFPDLIIEGEMQANVAINEAIQKENYPFSALANKKANTLIFPNLSSGNIAYKLLAEIGNAEAIGPVLLGMNKPVHILQLGSSIREIINMVAIAVVDAQSHDNI, from the coding sequence ATGGCGATTAAAATCAGAAAAGAAGATGCTTTGGGTTACCATTCCCAGGGCAGTCCGGGAAAAATCGAGGTCGTTCCGACAAAACCACTCTCCAGCCAGTTAGACCTGGCCTTAGCCTATTCACCTGGAGTGGCAGAACCTTGTTTGGAAATCGCCAAGCAAAAAGAAAACGTTTACAAGTATACCGCAAAGGGCAACCTTGTGGCCGTAATTTCCAACGGCACCGCCGTTTTGGGACTGGGGGATATCGGCCCTGAGGCAGGTAAACCTGTCATGGAAGGAAAAGGAGTTCTTTTCAAAAAATTTGCGGGCATTGATGTTTTCGATATAGAAATCGACGAAAAAGATCCCCAAAAGCTCATCCAGATCATAAAATCCCTCGAACCTACCTTTGGGGGAATCAACCTGGAGGACATCAAGGCCCCTGAGTGCTTTGAGATCGAGCAGGCCCTCAAGCAACAGATGAAAATTCCTGTCATGCACGATGACCAGCATGGCACGGCCATCATCTCGGGAGCAGCTTTGCTAAATGCCCTTGAAATCGTCGGCAAAAAGATCGAGGAAATCCGCTTGGTCGTTTGTGGGGCCGGTGCCGCGGCAGTTTCCTGCACCCGTTTTTACATGTCCCTTGGGGTAAAAAGGGAAAACCTCGTCATGGTCGATATAGAAGGGGTCATCCGCTCCGATAGACCAGACCTCGATGATATTCGAAAAGAATTTTCCACTTCCAGGGAATCGCTTCACACCCTTTCTGATGCCATGAAAGGAGCAGACGTATTTTTAGGTCTTTCGGCAGGAAATATTGTTTCTCCTGAGCAAATCAAATCCATGGCCGAAAACCCCATTGTTTTCGCCTTGGCCAATCCACATCCGGAGATCGACTACGACCTGGCCACCGCTACCCGGGAAGATCTTATCATGGCCACGGGCAGATCCGATTTCCCCAACCAGGTAAACAATGTACTGGGCTTTCCATACATCTTCAGGGGAGCCCTTGACGTGAGGGCCACTGCCATCAACGAAGAAATGAAACTGGCCACCGCCCATGCCATTGCCAAGCTGGCCAAGGAACCGGTTCCTGAGATCGTCAACAAAGCCTATGGAGATGACCAATTGGGTTTTGGCAGAAATTACCTGATCCCTAAACCACTGGATCCAAGGCTGATCACCACCATCGCCCCTGCTGTAGCCAAAACGGCCATGGATACCGGTGTCGCCCAAACGGCGATAACCGACTGGGAAACCTACGAACTGGAACTTCAGGAGAGGATCGGCATCGATCAGCGTTTGATGTCCAGGGTCATTGCCCGTGCCAAGAAGCATCCAAAGCGGGTCGTATTTGCAGAAGCCGACAACACCAAAATACTGAAAGCCGCTCAGCTCATCAACGACGAGCGTATCTGTGATCCCATCCTATTGGGCAATAGGGAAACCATTCTCAAGCTTATCGAGGAACATTCTCTGGACTTGAGCAATGTACCGATCATCGATCCCTATGAAGAGCCCGAAAGGCTGGAAAAATTCGGAAACCTTCTTTACAATAAGCGCCAGCGTAAAGGGTTGACTCCTTTTGAAGCCCAGAAGCTGATGCGTGACCGGACCTATTTCGGTGCCATGATGGTGGAGACCGGAGAAGCCGATGCCCTGATATCAGGCCTTACCAAGGACTATCCCAAAACCATCCTGCCCGCCCTGCACGTCATCGGTGTAAAAAAAGATGTGGATCGGGTCGCAGGGATGTACATCATGAATTCGGACAAAGGCCCTTATTTCTTTGCCGACACCACCGTAAACGTGGATCCCACTGCGGACCAAATTGTGGAAATCATTGGACTGACCGCTGATGCCGTGAAGTTCTTTGACTTGGAGCCAAAGGTGGCCGTTCTCTCCTACTCCAACTTCGGTTCGGCAAAAGGAAACACGCCTACCAAGACGGCCCTGGCCACCGCCAAGGCCAAGGAAAAATTCCCGGACCTGATCATCGAAGGGGAAATGCAGGCCAATGTGGCCATCAATGAGGCCATTCAAAAGGAAAATTATCCTTTCAGTGCCCTGGCCAATAAAAAAGCCAACACCCTGATCTTTCCCAACCTCAGTTCGGGGAACATTGCCTACAAACTGTTGGCCGAAATCGGCAATGCCGAAGCCATCGGTCCGGTGCTATTGGGAATGAACAAACCTGTTCATATCCTGCAGCTGGGCAGTTCGATCCGGGAAATCATCAATATGGTAGCCATTGCAGTAGTGGATGCCCAAAGCCATGACAATATATGA
- a CDS encoding lytic transglycosylase domain-containing protein, with protein MSNWKLLTLLSPMIFCVAIASAQNQGENGFIAAEEEVIQPTYHYEFIPDFTYDEVDQRVKKMDTGMPFELNETIFAFINYFTVRNREYSKMTLARKEIYFPLFEKELKEHDMPEEIKYLAIIESGLNPKAKSRVGAMGLWQFMPATGRVYDLHVTRDVDDRMDPELATEAACRYLKSLHRMFDDWELALAAYNCGPGNVRKAIRRSGGKRTFWGIYNWLPRETRGYIPQFQAIMYVFNYADEHNLILEDGTFPIAHEKVRFDQELDLKRLADISGTCLEELEFLNPAIQNSKIPASSNYYALRVPKAKADYIASNVHWMMDSINLQEERLLAEQKTAAPKEKEPEKIIYKVRRGDALGKIARLYGTTVADLKTWNGLYSNNIKIGQHLTIYQDGDAFTRNLAADNPSQQDATFVKGSPKTYVVQPGDSLWLIANKLDGVTIEEIKRLNKLSNNKIKPGQKLIIG; from the coding sequence ATGAGCAACTGGAAATTACTTACACTCCTATCACCGATGATATTCTGTGTGGCGATTGCCAGTGCCCAAAATCAGGGAGAGAATGGTTTCATTGCTGCTGAAGAAGAGGTTATCCAGCCCACTTACCATTACGAATTTATTCCTGACTTCACCTACGATGAGGTGGATCAGCGGGTAAAAAAGATGGATACGGGCATGCCTTTCGAGCTGAATGAAACCATTTTTGCTTTTATCAATTACTTTACGGTCAGAAACCGGGAGTACTCCAAGATGACCTTGGCCAGAAAAGAGATCTATTTCCCTCTTTTCGAAAAAGAGCTCAAGGAACATGACATGCCGGAGGAAATCAAGTACTTGGCGATCATCGAATCAGGACTTAACCCAAAGGCAAAATCCCGCGTGGGTGCCATGGGGCTTTGGCAATTTATGCCGGCCACAGGGCGGGTTTACGACCTGCACGTCACTAGGGATGTTGACGACCGCATGGATCCCGAGCTGGCCACTGAAGCGGCTTGTCGCTACTTGAAATCCCTGCACCGAATGTTCGATGATTGGGAATTGGCCCTGGCCGCCTATAACTGTGGACCGGGAAATGTACGGAAGGCCATCAGGAGATCCGGCGGAAAGCGAACCTTTTGGGGAATTTACAATTGGCTACCGCGGGAAACCAGGGGATATATTCCGCAATTCCAGGCCATCATGTACGTGTTCAATTATGCCGATGAACACAACCTCATTTTGGAGGACGGCACCTTCCCTATCGCACATGAAAAGGTGAGGTTTGACCAAGAATTGGACCTTAAGCGTTTGGCAGATATCAGTGGCACCTGTTTGGAAGAGTTGGAGTTTTTAAACCCTGCTATCCAAAACAGTAAAATCCCTGCCAGCTCCAATTATTACGCCCTTCGCGTACCCAAAGCCAAAGCGGATTACATCGCCTCCAATGTCCACTGGATGATGGACAGCATTAACCTGCAAGAAGAGCGATTGCTGGCCGAGCAGAAGACGGCAGCACCCAAAGAAAAAGAGCCTGAAAAGATTATCTATAAAGTAAGACGGGGTGATGCATTAGGCAAAATCGCCAGACTGTATGGTACCACTGTGGCTGACCTCAAAACGTGGAACGGGCTCTATTCCAATAACATCAAAATTGGACAACACCTGACCATCTACCAAGATGGCGATGCCTTCACCAGGAACCTGGCGGCGGACAATCCCAGTCAGCAGGATGCCACTTTTGTCAAAGGCAGCCCCAAAACTTATGTTGTCCAACCCGGAGACTCCCTTTGGCTCATCGCCAACAAACTCGATGGCGTGACCATTGAAGAAATCAAGCGACTCAACAAACTAAGCAATAACAAAATCAAACCTGGCCAGAAGCTTATCATTGGTTAA
- the gatA gene encoding Asp-tRNA(Asn)/Glu-tRNA(Gln) amidotransferase subunit GatA, with translation MEKFHSFDEIKRSLENKETDCKAIVHYYLKNIQTKAHLNAFVEVYEQSALEQAEKVDQKIKAGTAGKLAGMVIGIKDVLCYADHEVNASSKILEGFQSQFTATAVQKLIDEDAIIIGRLNCDEFGMGSSNENTVHGKVLNALDEGRVPGGSSGGSAVAVQANLCTTSLGTDTGGSVRQPAAFTGLVGIKPTYSRVSRFGLIAYASSFDTIGVFSTNVKDNALVLEVIAGQDDNDSTVSRKAVPHYSEQLQLDRPVKVAYLKETIESEALQPAIKEHTLDILDKLKEEGHQVEEVDFPLLEYVLPTYYILTTAEASSNLSRFDGVKYGYRTPNAHNLESMYKLTRSEGFGEEVKRRIMLGTFVLSASYYDAYFTKAQKVRRLIKEFTEDLLNKFDYIVLPTTPSTAFKFGEHSDDPVAMYLEDLYTVQASVSGVPAISIPNGKDENGLPIGLQVITNSFKEAELYAFADYLMKIKK, from the coding sequence TTGGAAAAATTCCATTCTTTCGACGAAATAAAACGCTCGCTTGAAAATAAAGAAACAGATTGTAAAGCGATCGTCCATTATTATCTCAAGAACATTCAAACGAAGGCGCATCTCAACGCCTTCGTTGAAGTTTATGAGCAGTCCGCTTTGGAGCAAGCTGAAAAAGTGGACCAAAAAATCAAGGCAGGCACAGCCGGAAAGCTGGCAGGAATGGTCATCGGTATCAAGGATGTCCTTTGCTATGCTGACCACGAAGTCAATGCCTCCAGTAAAATCTTAGAGGGATTCCAATCCCAATTTACCGCCACCGCCGTTCAAAAGCTCATCGATGAAGATGCCATCATTATCGGTCGTCTAAACTGTGATGAGTTTGGCATGGGATCCTCCAATGAAAATACCGTCCATGGGAAAGTCCTTAACGCCCTGGACGAAGGGCGGGTACCGGGAGGATCTTCCGGAGGCTCTGCCGTGGCCGTGCAGGCCAACCTCTGCACTACCTCTCTTGGTACGGACACGGGAGGTTCTGTCCGCCAACCTGCAGCCTTTACCGGCCTGGTCGGCATCAAACCTACCTATTCCAGGGTTTCGCGCTTTGGACTGATCGCCTATGCTTCGTCTTTTGACACCATTGGTGTATTCTCTACCAATGTAAAGGACAATGCCCTGGTACTGGAAGTCATCGCAGGCCAAGACGATAACGACAGCACCGTTTCCCGAAAGGCAGTGCCCCATTATTCCGAGCAGCTTCAACTGGACCGTCCAGTAAAAGTGGCTTACCTGAAAGAAACCATTGAATCAGAGGCCCTGCAACCGGCCATCAAGGAACACACCCTTGACATCCTCGATAAGCTCAAGGAAGAAGGCCATCAAGTAGAAGAGGTTGATTTCCCGCTACTTGAATATGTCCTTCCTACTTATTATATTTTAACCACTGCAGAAGCCAGTTCAAACCTTTCCCGATTTGACGGCGTTAAATATGGGTACCGGACACCCAACGCCCACAACTTGGAAAGCATGTACAAGCTCACCCGCTCCGAAGGATTTGGAGAGGAAGTGAAAAGGAGAATAATGCTGGGAACGTTTGTTTTGAGTGCCAGTTATTACGATGCTTATTTCACCAAAGCCCAAAAAGTAAGGCGACTGATCAAAGAGTTCACGGAAGATTTGTTGAACAAATTTGACTATATTGTCTTACCGACCACGCCTTCTACAGCGTTTAAGTTTGGTGAGCACAGCGACGATCCTGTAGCCATGTACTTGGAAGACCTTTACACTGTACAAGCGTCAGTGTCAGGGGTGCCGGCGATTTCCATTCCCAATGGAAAAGATGAAAATGGCCTTCCGATCGGGCTGCAAGTCATCACCAACTCCTTCAAGGAGGCAGAGCTTTATGCTTTTGCAGATTATTTAATGAAGATTAAGAAATAA